A genomic window from Streptomyces brevispora includes:
- a CDS encoding 5-oxoprolinase subunit B family protein, whose translation MSTRTPDGQERGRPPVVLPAGPDALLVELGSGEETEAFHAEVLRRRAAGELPGVREVVPAARTVLLDGIARDTAGLARELASWRVPPLRRDTGELVEIPVVYDGPDLAGVAEAWGVAVAEVARIHAGTGFRVAFCGFAPGFGYLTGLPDRFHLPRRATPRTRVPAGAVALAGPYTGVYPRPSPGGWQLIGRMPDPAALWNPDREPPALLAPGARVRFVEAGTGASTSTSTSTSTSTGTGTGMGTGTGMGTGTSTGTGTSTGTGAGA comes from the coding sequence GTGAGCACGCGGACTCCGGACGGGCAGGAGCGCGGCCGGCCGCCGGTCGTGCTGCCCGCCGGACCGGACGCGCTGCTGGTCGAGCTGGGCTCCGGGGAGGAGACGGAAGCCTTCCACGCGGAGGTGCTGCGGCGCCGCGCGGCGGGTGAACTGCCCGGCGTGCGCGAGGTCGTGCCCGCCGCGCGGACGGTCCTGCTGGACGGCATCGCGCGGGACACGGCCGGGCTCGCCCGTGAGCTGGCCTCGTGGCGGGTACCGCCGCTGCGCCGGGACACCGGCGAGCTCGTGGAGATCCCGGTCGTGTACGACGGCCCGGACCTGGCCGGTGTCGCCGAGGCGTGGGGGGTCGCCGTCGCCGAGGTGGCCCGCATCCACGCCGGGACCGGATTCCGGGTCGCCTTCTGCGGGTTCGCCCCCGGCTTCGGCTACCTGACGGGCCTGCCGGACCGCTTCCACCTGCCGCGCCGGGCGACTCCGCGGACCCGGGTCCCGGCCGGTGCGGTGGCCCTGGCCGGCCCCTACACCGGCGTGTACCCGCGCCCGTCCCCCGGCGGCTGGCAGCTCATCGGCCGGATGCCGGACCCGGCCGCCCTGTGGAACCCGGACCGCGAACCGCCCGCACTGCTGGCGCCCGGGGCGCGGGTCCGCTTCGTCGAGGCGGGGACGGGGGCGAGCACGAGCACGAGCACGAGCACGAGCACGAGCACGGGGACGGGTACGGGCATGGGCACGGGGACGGGCATGGGCACGGGGACAAGTACGGGGACGGGTACGAGTACGGGCACGGGGGCGGGGGCGTGA
- a CDS encoding LamB/YcsF family protein: protein MDLNADLGEGFGRWSLTDDEALLACVTSANVACGFHAGDPSVMRRVCDTAAARGVRIGAQVSYRDLAGFGRRSMDVPADELAAEVAYQIGALRVFAEAAGTTVSYVKPHGALYNRAVRDDKQAAAVIEGVRLAGGDLAVLGLPGSRLLVRAAEAGLVAVEEAFADRAYTPQGTLVPRVEPGAVVHDGDEVVRRSVGIAVDRRVIAADGERIAVAARSLCVHGDTPGAAVLAHRVRAALEEAGVVVRAFA from the coding sequence ATGGATCTCAACGCCGATCTCGGCGAGGGGTTCGGGCGCTGGTCGCTCACCGACGACGAGGCGCTCCTCGCGTGCGTGACCAGCGCCAACGTGGCGTGCGGCTTCCACGCGGGGGACCCCTCGGTGATGCGGCGGGTCTGCGACACCGCGGCCGCCCGGGGCGTACGGATCGGCGCGCAGGTCTCGTACCGCGATCTGGCGGGCTTCGGGCGCCGCTCCATGGATGTGCCGGCCGACGAGCTGGCCGCCGAAGTGGCTTACCAGATCGGTGCGTTGAGAGTGTTCGCCGAGGCGGCCGGTACCACCGTCTCGTACGTCAAACCGCATGGCGCCCTCTACAACCGCGCGGTCCGCGACGACAAGCAGGCGGCGGCGGTGATCGAGGGCGTCCGGCTGGCGGGCGGTGACCTGGCCGTTCTCGGACTGCCCGGCTCCCGGCTGCTCGTACGGGCCGCCGAGGCGGGGCTGGTCGCGGTCGAGGAGGCGTTCGCCGACCGCGCGTACACCCCGCAGGGCACGCTCGTGCCGCGCGTCGAGCCGGGCGCCGTCGTGCACGACGGGGACGAGGTCGTGCGCCGCAGTGTCGGAATCGCGGTCGACCGGCGCGTGATCGCCGCCGACGGCGAACGGATCGCGGTCGCGGCCCGGTCCCTGTGCGTCCACGGCGACACTCCCGGAGCGGCGGTGCTCGCCCACCGGGTGCGGGCCGCACTGGAAGAGGCGGGCGTCGTGGTGCGGGCGTTCGCGTGA
- a CDS encoding biotin-dependent carboxyltransferase family protein encodes MSAGIEVVRAGALTTVQDEGRFGHAHLGVGRAGALDAPSARLANRLAGNPVTAALLETTATGCAVRPGRAVRVVVGGAPCRVTVDGRPVAWGAAVRVPAGAVLDAGPAAYGLRGYLAFSGGLEPEPVLGSRSADLLSGLGPAPLRDGDVLPLGPPAPVGAPYAGAVPWPGVPDELVLPVRFGPRHTWFTPAALRTLTTAAYRVSPHSNRIGLRTEGPALERARQGELPSEGMVLGAIQVPPDGRPVVFLNDHPTTGGYPVVGVVPEPALAAAARVVAGTVVRFVLGVR; translated from the coding sequence GTGAGCGCGGGGATCGAGGTCGTCCGTGCCGGGGCCCTGACCACCGTGCAGGACGAGGGGCGGTTCGGCCACGCGCACCTGGGGGTGGGGCGGGCGGGCGCCCTGGACGCACCGTCCGCCCGGCTCGCCAACCGGCTGGCCGGCAACCCCGTCACCGCGGCCCTCCTGGAGACGACCGCCACCGGCTGCGCGGTCCGCCCGGGCCGTGCGGTGCGCGTGGTCGTCGGCGGCGCCCCCTGCCGGGTGACGGTGGACGGGCGGCCGGTGGCGTGGGGCGCCGCGGTGCGCGTACCGGCGGGCGCGGTGCTGGACGCCGGGCCGGCGGCGTACGGGCTGCGCGGCTACCTGGCGTTCTCGGGCGGCCTGGAACCGGAGCCGGTGCTCGGGAGCCGGTCCGCCGATCTGCTCTCCGGGCTGGGGCCGGCGCCCCTGCGTGACGGCGACGTGCTGCCGCTGGGCCCGCCCGCGCCGGTTGGCGCCCCGTACGCCGGGGCGGTGCCGTGGCCGGGGGTGCCCGACGAGCTCGTGCTCCCGGTGCGCTTCGGCCCCCGCCACACCTGGTTCACGCCCGCGGCCCTGCGCACGCTCACCACCGCGGCGTACCGCGTCTCCCCGCACAGCAACCGCATCGGCCTGCGCACCGAGGGCCCGGCGCTGGAGCGCGCCCGGCAGGGCGAACTGCCCAGCGAGGGCATGGTGCTGGGTGCGATCCAGGTCCCCCCGGACGGCCGCCCGGTGGTGTTCCTGAACGACCACCCGACGACGGGCGGCTACCCGGTGGTGGGCGTCGTCCCGGAACCCGCGCTGGCGGCGGCGGCCCGGGTGGTGGCGGGGACGGTGGTGCGGTTCGTGCTCGGCGTGAGGTGA
- a CDS encoding HD domain-containing protein — MDDETARARRSSPDDVLRRRWRDCLVAARGDAEGPDPLPYADNLLERWAERQRRYHTTAHLTAVLDHIDTLAGHAADPDAVRLAAWFHDAVYRPDRSENEERSAVLAERALPEAGVPAGTAAEVARLVRLTVSHDPADGDTNGEVLCDADLAILAASPKEYAQYAAQVREEYGFVPDEAFREGRAAVLRQLLGLPRLFRTPHGADVWEPRARHNLLTELELLAR, encoded by the coding sequence ATGGACGACGAAACCGCCCGGGCCCGCCGCAGCAGCCCCGATGACGTGCTCCGCCGCCGCTGGCGCGACTGTCTCGTCGCGGCCCGGGGCGACGCCGAAGGCCCGGACCCGTTGCCGTACGCGGACAACCTCCTGGAACGCTGGGCGGAACGCCAGCGGCGCTACCACACCACCGCGCACCTGACCGCGGTCCTCGACCACATCGACACGCTGGCCGGCCATGCCGCGGACCCGGACGCCGTACGGCTCGCCGCCTGGTTCCACGACGCGGTCTACCGCCCCGACCGCTCCGAGAACGAGGAGCGCAGCGCCGTCCTCGCCGAACGCGCACTGCCGGAGGCCGGGGTGCCCGCCGGGACCGCCGCCGAGGTCGCCCGGCTGGTCCGGCTCACGGTCTCGCACGATCCGGCCGACGGCGACACCAACGGCGAGGTGCTGTGCGACGCGGACCTGGCGATCCTGGCGGCGTCGCCGAAGGAGTACGCGCAGTACGCGGCCCAGGTGCGCGAGGAGTACGGCTTCGTGCCCGACGAGGCGTTCCGGGAGGGCCGGGCGGCCGTGCTGCGGCAGCTTCTGGGGCTGCCGCGGCTGTTCCGTACGCCGCACGGGGCGGACGTGTGGGAGCCGAGGGCCCGGCACAACCTGCTGACGGAGCTGGAGCTGCTCGCCCGCTGA
- a CDS encoding maleylpyruvate isomerase family mycothiol-dependent enzyme, producing the protein MADERDPELPGLLLRTERDTLLPLLRSAAGSDFGLRTACPGWTVRDLLAHCGSVLNRVVERRFGPDVFSPECNDRDIAERADWTDTQVVDELEWGMAEAGTSIAKAGGVLDAVALGEWIHAGDVREAWGLEGAYQGAGLTHALTLLAPFTRHHRTPLLVARLEDSGEELTIGTPHEGRAPGRYRGDGATLIRLCAGRSLVGTRYELEGVKESELFVF; encoded by the coding sequence ATGGCTGACGAGCGCGATCCCGAACTGCCCGGTCTCCTCCTGCGCACCGAGCGAGACACCCTCCTGCCGCTGCTGCGGTCCGCCGCCGGGAGCGATTTCGGCCTGCGCACCGCGTGTCCCGGCTGGACGGTGCGCGATCTCCTCGCGCACTGCGGTTCCGTGCTGAACCGGGTGGTGGAGCGCCGGTTCGGGCCGGACGTGTTCAGCCCCGAGTGCAACGACCGCGACATCGCCGAGCGCGCCGACTGGACGGACACGCAGGTGGTGGACGAGCTGGAGTGGGGGATGGCCGAGGCCGGTACCTCCATCGCCAAGGCGGGCGGGGTGCTGGACGCGGTCGCACTGGGGGAGTGGATCCACGCGGGGGACGTGCGCGAGGCATGGGGCCTCGAAGGGGCCTACCAGGGCGCCGGACTGACACACGCGCTCACCCTCCTCGCCCCGTTCACCCGGCACCACAGGACGCCGCTGCTGGTCGCGCGGCTGGAGGACAGCGGCGAGGAGCTGACCATCGGGACCCCGCACGAGGGTCGGGCCCCCGGACGGTACCGGGGGGACGGCGCGACGTTGATCCGGCTCTGTGCGGGCCGGTCGCTGGTGGGGACGCGGTACGAGCTGGAGGGCGTGAAGGAGAGCGAACTGTTCGTCTTCTGA